The genomic region TCTCCGATCACATCCTGCCGGAGAAGATTCACGTCTTGAACGTCTGCTTCCAGGTAACCGGCATGAAGGAGAGATTCGGCGGGACGGCCGGCAATATAGCCTACGCACTCACATTGATGGGAGAAAAGCCCGTCATCTGTGCCACTATCGGTCATGATTATCATAAGTATTTCGAATGGTTGTCGAAAAATGGGATTTCCCGCGAACACATCAAGATCATTGATGAAGAGTCCACCGCCGGCGCCTACATCACCACAGATCTCGCCGACAACCAGATTACGGGTTTCAATCCCGGGGCCATGAAATATCCTACCTCCATGGATTTATACCGCTTAACGCCACAAGACACCTTTGTTATCGTTTCTCCGGGCAATCTTCAGGACATGATCACCTACCCGCGCATCTGCAAGGAGCTGGGGATCGAGTATATCTTTGACCCCGGGCAATCGCTGCCTGTCTGGGACGGGGATGAGCTGGTGCAGGCTATTACTGGATGCAAGATCCTGATATGCAATGATTATGAGCTGGACCTCATTATCAGCAAGACGGGTCTGAAAAAAGAAGTCTTACTGGGGCAGGCCGGGGCCATCATCACCACGCTGGGTGAGCTTGGCTCCCAGGTGGCAACTACCGATGGGGTAGAAACACACATCCCCGTCGCCAAGGCCAGGAAGGTGGATGATCCGACCGGCGCCGGCGACGCATACCGGGGTGGACTGATCAGTGGTCTGGTGCAGGACAAGGATCTCGATCAGTGCGCCAGAATGGGAAGCGTCTGCGCTTCCTTTGCCGTTGAGTGCTATGGAACGCAGGACTACAGCTTTACTCCCGAAGAATTCGACGGGAGGCTAAAGGTGTGCTACTGACCTGGCTTACCAGAACCCTCTTTCCATGCAATTACTGATGAAGGGGAGTGACGGTCCCGCCGCATCGGACAGATATTCATACAACTGTTTCCCCACATCCGGGTAAAGAGGCGATTTCCGCAAGTTTGCGATGGGAACCCAGGCAATATCAATGGAATGGGTATGATCCTGTCTCACTTTCGGTGTCCCGATTATTTCCACAGCATTAAAAATAATATGCAAGGTTTGGGGATGATTTTTGGTTGCCGGAGCTTCACCGACCAGGATAATATTCCCGACCTCGAGTTTTACACCTATTTCATCCTTCCATTCGGCAATAATTGCCTCCTGTAAAGGGGTGTCTTTATCAACCCCGCCGCCGGGGAGGGCAAAGACCTCTTTCCCCCCATATATGTACTTCATACAAAGAATTTCATCCTCTCGAACAAATACTGCCGAAACTCTTACGCGCATGATTTATCCTCTCTTAACCAAACCGTTAGACCGAAAGCAAGAGAAACGCCCATCATAGTCCTGATCATTAAAAAACGATAATTATTATCGCGTTTTTGAAGCTAAAAGAAAGGTCTGGTTCAGCCCCGGTTGATCAGCAGGGCCAGGCTCAATCGGCTGCCGGTTTTCGTTTTTTCGTAGACGGAGGTGAGGTGCGC from Deltaproteobacteria bacterium harbors:
- a CDS encoding carbohydrate kinase family protein codes for the protein MNIIVSGSLAYDRIMDFPGHFSDHILPEKIHVLNVCFQVTGMKERFGGTAGNIAYALTLMGEKPVICATIGHDYHKYFEWLSKNGISREHIKIIDEESTAGAYITTDLADNQITGFNPGAMKYPTSMDLYRLTPQDTFVIVSPGNLQDMITYPRICKELGIEYIFDPGQSLPVWDGDELVQAITGCKILICNDYELDLIISKTGLKKEVLLGQAGAIITTLGELGSQVATTDGVETHIPVAKARKVDDPTGAGDAYRGGLISGLVQDKDLDQCARMGSVCASFAVECYGTQDYSFTPEEFDGRLKVCY
- a CDS encoding NUDIX domain-containing protein; its protein translation is MRVRVSAVFVREDEILCMKYIYGGKEVFALPGGGVDKDTPLQEAIIAEWKDEIGVKLEVGNIILVGEAPATKNHPQTLHIIFNAVEIIGTPKVRQDHTHSIDIAWVPIANLRKSPLYPDVGKQLYEYLSDAAGPSLPFISNCMERGFW